One segment of Pseudooceanicola aestuarii DNA contains the following:
- the hutU gene encoding urocanate hydratase, translating into MTDPRHNQRDIFPPTGATLTAKSWQTEAPLRMLMNNLHPDVAENPHELVVYGGIGRAARSWQDYDTIVATLRDLEADETLIVQSGKPIAVIRTHADAPRVLIANSNLVPNWANWDHFNTLDKKGLMMYGQMTAGSWIYIGAQGIVQGTYETFAEAGRQHYRGDLSGKWILTGGLGGMGGAQPLAAVMAGACCLAVECDETRADFRIRTRYCDEKTHDLDSALAMVDRWTRAGDAKSVALIGNAAEIFPEILRRLQAGEALPNGRPDIVTDQTSAHDPYRGYLPRGWTVAQWRARQESDPAAVAAAARQSMKDQVAAMVGFWNAGVPTLDYGNNIRQMALEEGLADAFAFPGFVPAYIRPLFCRGIGPFRWAALSGDPEDIRKTDAAMKALFPDNAGLHRWLDMAAERIAFQGMPARICWIGLGDRHRAGLMFNEMVAKGELSAPVVIGRDHLDSGSVASPNRETEAMRDGSDAVSDWPLLNALVNTASGATWVSLHHGGGVGMGFSQHAGVVICADGTPEAARRLERVLWNDPASGVWRHADAGYPEALNCARDHGLRLPRILG; encoded by the coding sequence ATGACCGACCCCCGCCACAACCAGCGCGACATCTTCCCGCCCACCGGCGCCACGCTGACCGCGAAATCCTGGCAGACGGAGGCCCCGCTGCGGATGCTGATGAACAACCTGCATCCCGACGTGGCCGAGAACCCGCATGAGCTGGTGGTCTACGGCGGGATTGGCCGCGCGGCCCGCAGCTGGCAGGATTACGACACCATCGTTGCCACCCTGCGCGATCTGGAGGCGGACGAAACCCTGATTGTGCAATCCGGCAAACCCATCGCGGTGATCCGCACCCATGCCGATGCCCCGCGCGTGCTGATCGCAAATTCCAACCTGGTACCGAACTGGGCCAATTGGGACCATTTCAACACGCTCGATAAAAAGGGGCTGATGATGTACGGGCAGATGACCGCCGGGTCGTGGATCTACATCGGCGCGCAGGGCATCGTTCAGGGCACCTACGAGACCTTCGCCGAAGCCGGGCGCCAGCATTACCGCGGCGACCTGAGCGGCAAGTGGATCCTGACCGGGGGGCTGGGCGGCATGGGCGGGGCGCAACCGCTGGCCGCCGTGATGGCCGGGGCCTGCTGCCTGGCGGTGGAATGCGACGAGACCCGCGCCGATTTCCGCATCCGCACCCGCTATTGCGACGAGAAGACCCATGACCTGGACAGCGCGCTGGCGATGGTCGACCGCTGGACCCGCGCGGGTGATGCGAAATCCGTCGCGCTGATCGGCAATGCCGCCGAGATCTTTCCCGAGATCCTGCGCCGGTTGCAGGCGGGCGAGGCCCTGCCCAATGGCCGCCCGGATATCGTGACCGACCAGACCTCGGCCCATGATCCCTATCGCGGGTATCTGCCGCGGGGCTGGACGGTGGCACAGTGGCGCGCCCGGCAGGAGAGTGATCCCGCCGCCGTGGCCGCCGCCGCCCGCCAGTCGATGAAGGACCAGGTGGCGGCCATGGTCGGGTTCTGGAACGCCGGGGTGCCGACGCTGGATTACGGCAACAACATCCGACAGATGGCCCTGGAGGAAGGGCTGGCGGATGCCTTTGCCTTCCCCGGTTTTGTCCCCGCCTATATCCGCCCGCTGTTCTGCCGCGGGATCGGGCCCTTCCGCTGGGCGGCGCTGTCCGGTGACCCGGAGGATATCCGCAAGACCGACGCCGCGATGAAGGCATTGTTTCCCGACAATGCCGGGCTGCACCGCTGGCTGGACATGGCGGCAGAGCGGATCGCCTTTCAGGGAATGCCGGCGCGGATCTGCTGGATCGGGCTGGGAGATCGGCACCGCGCCGGTCTGATGTTCAACGAGATGGTCGCCAAGGGGGAGCTGAGCGCCCCCGTCGTCATCGGCCGCGACCACCTGGACAGCGGCTCTGTCGCCAGTCCCAACCGCGAGACGGAGGCGATGCGCGACGGCTCCGACGCCGTGTCAGACTGGCCGCTGCTGAACGCGCTGGTCAACACCGCCTCCGGCGCGACCTGGGTGTCGTTGCATCATGGCGGCGGCGTCGGAATGGGGTTCAGCCAGCACGCCGGGGTGGTGATCTGCGCCGACGGCACGCCGGAGGCCGCCAGACGGCTGGAACGGGTGCTGTGGAACGACCCCGCATCGGGTGTCTGGCGCCATGCCGACGCCGGCTATCCCGAAGCGCTGAACTGCGCGCGGGACCACGGGCTGCGCCTGCCCCGGATCCTGGGCTGA
- a CDS encoding UTRA domain-containing protein, whose amino-acid sequence MPPRSTETLHARILDDITRKIVDGTWKPGHRLDREIALAEHYGVSRMTMNKVLTRLAQDGYIVRRKRTGTHVAQPRAQSAVLAINHIAEEVAGLGRAYRWILLSSALRASRADDRRILGLEEAESPRPALFLSGLHLADAAPFCLETRAINPDTVPDAAQTDFGQEAPGTWLLNTMPWTNARHQVRAVGAPDHDAARLDLKPGTPCLEILRKTRIDADWVTCVRLLYPGAAHQLVAEFDGGAGPAAGPGAGAGS is encoded by the coding sequence ATGCCGCCCAGATCCACCGAAACCCTTCACGCCCGCATACTGGACGACATCACCCGCAAGATCGTCGACGGCACCTGGAAGCCCGGCCATCGGCTGGACCGCGAAATCGCGCTGGCGGAGCATTACGGCGTGTCGCGCATGACCATGAACAAGGTGCTGACACGCCTGGCGCAGGACGGCTACATCGTGCGTCGCAAGCGGACGGGCACCCATGTCGCGCAGCCGCGTGCGCAATCCGCCGTACTGGCGATCAACCATATCGCGGAGGAGGTCGCCGGGCTGGGCCGCGCCTACCGCTGGATCCTCCTGTCCAGCGCGCTGCGCGCAAGCCGGGCCGACGATCGCCGCATCCTGGGGCTGGAGGAGGCGGAGAGCCCGCGCCCAGCCCTGTTCCTGTCCGGGCTGCACCTTGCCGACGCGGCCCCCTTCTGCCTGGAGACGCGGGCGATCAACCCTGACACCGTTCCCGATGCCGCGCAGACCGATTTCGGGCAGGAGGCGCCGGGCACCTGGTTGTTGAACACCATGCCCTGGACCAATGCCCGCCACCAGGTCCGCGCCGTCGGCGCACCGGACCATGACGCCGCGCGGCTGGACCTGAAGCCCGGCACACCCTGCCTGGAGATCCTGCGCAAGACCCGCATAGATGCGGATTGGGTGACCTGTGTGCGGCTGCTCTATCCCGGCGCGGCACATCAGCTGGTCGCCGAATTCGACGGCGGCGCCGGTCCGGCTGCGGGCCCTGGGGCAGGCGCAGGAAGCTGA
- a CDS encoding helix-turn-helix domain-containing protein: MHPPAPSFPLSELFRIEIVAARLEGALRADAALAALWRGQAAVQEACASAWLEDLPVTPADLLGRPFRDTMGDPDRDRAALAAAALLRGLHSPGALEGNTDIVLSRLWRLSVGEGAAPFDATDHAAIRVALQQADSPVQGALRVAHILNRATDGRAPSVERLGFVAADHALRGSGRFMQGAADPPDLIAAPRGMWVMQPALALVDNGFRLWSVTRPDTVAELIRGLAGTLDRGLGALPMLRRWLDRARAVGQGAHGASRLPDLAALLTTRPIVTGAVVAERLQITPRGAQKLIDQATERALLTKITPRRTYRAWAIPPFARMLGRG; the protein is encoded by the coding sequence ATGCACCCGCCTGCCCCGTCCTTTCCCCTGTCCGAGCTCTTCCGGATCGAGATCGTGGCTGCCCGTCTCGAAGGGGCGCTGCGGGCCGATGCGGCGCTGGCGGCGCTGTGGCGCGGGCAGGCGGCGGTTCAGGAGGCCTGTGCCTCGGCCTGGTTGGAGGATCTGCCGGTCACCCCCGCCGATTTGCTGGGCCGTCCGTTCCGCGACACGATGGGAGACCCGGATCGTGACCGCGCGGCACTGGCGGCGGCGGCGCTGCTACGCGGCCTGCATTCACCCGGAGCGCTGGAGGGCAATACTGACATTGTCCTCTCCCGGCTCTGGCGGCTGTCGGTGGGGGAAGGCGCCGCCCCGTTCGACGCCACGGATCACGCCGCGATCCGTGTGGCGCTGCAACAGGCCGACAGCCCGGTGCAGGGCGCGCTGCGGGTGGCGCATATCCTCAACCGCGCGACGGACGGGCGCGCGCCATCGGTGGAACGGTTGGGTTTCGTCGCGGCGGATCACGCGCTTCGGGGGTCGGGCCGGTTCATGCAAGGCGCGGCCGATCCGCCGGACCTGATCGCCGCGCCGCGCGGGATGTGGGTGATGCAGCCGGCGTTGGCGCTGGTCGACAACGGGTTCAGGCTATGGTCCGTCACGCGTCCCGACACGGTGGCAGAGCTGATACGCGGTCTGGCCGGGACATTGGACCGGGGGCTGGGCGCGCTGCCGATGTTGCGCCGCTGGCTGGACCGGGCGCGGGCGGTGGGGCAGGGGGCGCATGGGGCATCGCGCCTGCCGGATCTTGCTGCCTTGTTGACAACCCGCCCCATCGTCACCGGCGCCGTGGTGGCGGAGCGGTTGCAGATCACCCCGCGCGGCGCGCAGAAGCTGATCGACCAGGCGACAGAGCGCGCGCTGCTCACCAAGATCACGCCGCGCCGCACCTATCGCGCCTGGGCGATCCCGCCCTTTGCCCGGATGCTGGGCCGTGGCTAG
- a CDS encoding ABC transporter substrate-binding protein, translating into MTHFAKVTAALAALAASPALAQSVTDDTINLGILTDLSGPVAIYGSESLNGLRMAIDEINGAGGIHGRKVNLVVEDHSYDPKKAVLAANKMITRDEVFAIVGHLGTATNMAVMPLLLENKVFNIMPQGASPGLYEPASPYKMAMAPSYADAAAASLVWAFEELKPNHLCALYQDDDFGRSSLAGVEAFSEAKGVEIVEATSYKRGATDFSSQIQRLSAADCDFVYNASTLREFVGSVTEARKIGYDPIFLGTLSNYAIQVPALGGEAMEGVYAAAFIPIPYADDPNPAVAEWVAKYTDSFGEAPGLYSMFAYYAMQVFAAVAENAGADLTPESFAASANETELPVDALGNPAFNISEDDRLSNRQVRITRVANGKWENVTDLLPARDF; encoded by the coding sequence ATGACACATTTCGCAAAGGTTACCGCCGCACTTGCTGCTTTGGCAGCCAGCCCGGCGCTGGCACAATCCGTAACCGATGATACGATCAATCTTGGCATCCTGACGGACCTGTCAGGTCCGGTGGCGATCTATGGTTCGGAATCTCTGAACGGCCTGCGAATGGCGATTGACGAGATCAACGGCGCCGGCGGCATCCATGGGCGCAAGGTAAACCTGGTGGTCGAAGATCACAGCTACGACCCGAAAAAGGCCGTTCTTGCCGCGAACAAGATGATCACCCGTGACGAGGTCTTTGCCATCGTCGGCCACCTTGGCACTGCTACGAACATGGCCGTCATGCCGTTGCTGCTTGAGAACAAGGTTTTCAACATCATGCCGCAGGGCGCCTCGCCAGGATTGTATGAACCGGCAAGCCCCTACAAAATGGCAATGGCGCCGTCCTATGCGGATGCCGCGGCTGCCAGCTTGGTCTGGGCATTCGAGGAGCTGAAGCCCAATCACCTTTGCGCCCTGTATCAGGATGATGATTTCGGCCGCTCTTCCCTCGCCGGGGTCGAGGCCTTCTCCGAAGCCAAGGGCGTGGAGATCGTAGAGGCAACATCCTACAAACGCGGTGCCACAGATTTCTCGTCCCAGATTCAACGTTTGTCCGCAGCGGATTGCGACTTTGTCTACAACGCATCCACCCTACGGGAATTCGTCGGTTCCGTGACGGAGGCCCGCAAGATCGGGTATGACCCGATCTTCTTGGGCACCTTATCAAACTACGCCATTCAGGTCCCGGCTCTGGGCGGGGAGGCGATGGAAGGTGTCTATGCTGCCGCCTTCATCCCGATCCCCTATGCCGATGATCCCAACCCTGCCGTGGCCGAATGGGTCGCCAAGTATACCGACAGCTTTGGCGAAGCGCCCGGCCTTTACTCCATGTTCGCCTATTACGCGATGCAGGTTTTTGCTGCCGTTGCTGAAAACGCCGGCGCGGATCTGACACCCGAGAGTTTCGCCGCCAGTGCCAATGAAACCGAATTGCCGGTTGATGCCCTGGGCAATCCCGCCTTCAACATTTCCGAGGATGACCGTCTCAGCAATCGCCAGGTTCGGATCACCCGGGTTGCGAATGGTAAATGGGAAAACGTGACGGATCTGCTTCCTGCCCGCGACTTCTGA
- the repC gene encoding plasmid replication protein RepC, producing the protein MGYDPVTPFRRPVDAAHLTGQQLRQKAVPPQGVNKWESLRVLSRARRRLGVSDRDLTVLQALLSFHPDTILGATTESLIVYPSNRAICERLNGMPCSTMRRHLSHLVAAGLLLRRDSPNGKRYARSRGAEKVAYGFDLTPLAVRHVAFCQLAEEVRAEQEAFRDLREAVSLMRRDLAGLAEYGISQQPHQERWARFTDLAALTARGLRRKLTMADLNAIHAELSTALEEARDLLETPQLTEMSTNDAEIEQHHQSSDKDLYDLEPATEEASDPDVRSPSVVSSFPLTGHENLPKTVSDPPPVEALPNIPLSLVKAACPEILSYADAPLRHWHHLVRAADQVSPMMGISPSAWQEAKVRMGPEQASAVVAAMLQRLGEIRSPGGYLRSLSARAAAGRFSCGPMIMALVRREAA; encoded by the coding sequence ATGGGGTATGATCCTGTAACGCCGTTCCGGCGACCGGTAGATGCTGCGCATTTGACGGGCCAGCAGCTACGGCAAAAGGCCGTTCCGCCGCAGGGCGTGAACAAGTGGGAATCGCTGCGTGTCCTGTCCAGGGCGCGGCGGCGACTGGGCGTGTCGGACCGGGATCTGACCGTCCTTCAGGCGCTGCTGAGCTTTCATCCCGACACGATCCTGGGCGCCACGACCGAGAGCCTGATCGTCTATCCGTCGAACCGTGCGATCTGCGAGCGGCTGAACGGAATGCCTTGTTCGACCATGCGCCGCCACCTGTCCCACCTGGTTGCAGCCGGATTGCTGCTGCGCCGCGATTCGCCCAACGGCAAACGCTATGCCCGCAGCCGAGGCGCGGAGAAAGTCGCCTATGGCTTTGACCTGACGCCGCTGGCCGTCCGTCACGTCGCCTTCTGCCAACTGGCCGAAGAAGTCCGCGCCGAGCAAGAGGCGTTCCGCGACCTGCGCGAGGCCGTCAGCCTGATGCGCCGAGATCTGGCCGGCTTGGCCGAGTACGGCATCAGCCAACAGCCCCACCAGGAACGTTGGGCACGCTTCACCGATCTGGCCGCGCTTACCGCCCGCGGCTTGCGCCGCAAGCTGACGATGGCCGATCTGAACGCCATCCACGCGGAACTGTCCACCGCATTGGAGGAAGCCCGCGATCTCCTGGAAACGCCGCAGTTAACTGAAATGAGCACCAATGATGCCGAAATCGAGCAGCACCATCAGAGTTCAGATAAAGATCTATATGATCTTGAACCAGCGACGGAGGAGGCATCAGACCCAGATGTTCGCTCCCCTTCCGTAGTCTCTTCTTTCCCGCTGACAGGCCACGAGAACCTGCCGAAAACGGTTTCGGATCCACCGCCCGTCGAAGCCCTCCCGAATATCCCCCTGAGCCTGGTTAAGGCGGCCTGCCCCGAGATCCTGTCTTATGCGGATGCTCCCTTGCGGCATTGGCATCACCTAGTCCGTGCTGCGGATCAAGTATCGCCGATGATGGGGATTTCACCTTCGGCCTGGCAGGAAGCCAAGGTCAGGATGGGCCCGGAACAGGCCTCTGCGGTTGTGGCTGCGATGTTGCAAAGGCTCGGCGAAATCCGATCCCCTGGCGGGTATCTGCGCAGTCTTTCAGCCCGCGCGGCGGCGGGGCGCTTCTCCTGCGGTCCGATGATCATGGCTCTGGTCCGGCGGGAGGCGGCGTAG
- the repB gene encoding plasmid partitioning protein RepB, translating to MTDRKKKRMSMLDTLAASGTPAPGSTMMSSNRALRSARDAVDSHRVWELEPEQIADTRFADRLDPQDVADLRNSIEANGQTVPILVRRHPETADRYLLVYGRRRLEAIRGSSEVTKVRALIANLDETAALRAQISENTGRRDLSFIERALFAVELLDSGYGNQTQVAEVLNVTKSAVSMAVGVARTVGPDLAAAIGPAHGIGRPKWDALARQITELNLDPAGLIPVAAEARQRASAEAADSDTGPDPSTLAFEALARHLKKRATPTAPAPVSSVPLQLSGARVGKLRRTARGLQLELTAIEPDFADWLEEEAQGWITELHDRWKQRR from the coding sequence ATGACGGATCGCAAAAAGAAACGGATGTCGATGTTGGACACGCTGGCCGCCTCGGGCACTCCGGCGCCGGGATCGACGATGATGTCCAGCAACCGGGCGCTGCGCTCGGCCCGCGACGCTGTGGATTCGCACCGTGTCTGGGAACTGGAGCCGGAGCAGATCGCCGACACCCGCTTTGCCGACCGGCTGGATCCGCAGGACGTGGCCGATCTGCGCAACTCGATCGAGGCGAACGGCCAGACCGTTCCGATCCTGGTGCGCCGCCACCCCGAAACGGCGGATCGCTATCTTCTTGTCTATGGCCGTCGGCGGCTGGAGGCCATTCGCGGCTCCTCCGAAGTTACGAAGGTCCGGGCGCTGATCGCCAATCTGGACGAAACGGCCGCCCTGCGCGCCCAGATCTCGGAGAATACCGGGCGGCGCGACCTGTCCTTTATCGAACGCGCGCTGTTTGCCGTTGAACTTCTGGACAGCGGCTATGGCAACCAGACGCAGGTCGCCGAGGTTCTGAATGTCACGAAATCCGCCGTCTCCATGGCGGTTGGCGTGGCGCGCACCGTCGGCCCCGATCTGGCGGCGGCCATCGGCCCGGCCCACGGCATCGGTCGCCCGAAATGGGACGCGCTGGCCCGCCAGATCACCGAGTTGAACCTGGATCCGGCCGGCCTGATCCCCGTCGCCGCAGAGGCCCGCCAAAGGGCGAGCGCGGAGGCCGCGGACAGCGACACCGGGCCTGACCCGTCGACCCTTGCGTTCGAGGCCCTCGCCCGCCACCTGAAGAAACGCGCCACCCCCACGGCCCCGGCGCCTGTGTCCTCCGTCCCGTTGCAGCTGTCCGGCGCGCGTGTCGGCAAGTTGCGCAGGACGGCACGCGGGCTGCAATTGGAGTTGACCGCCATCGAGCCCGATTTCGCCGATTGGCTGGAAGAAGAGGCCCAGGGGTGGATCACCGAACTTCACGACCGCTGGAAGCAGCGGCGATGA
- the repA gene encoding plasmid partitioning protein RepA, with the protein MSTPDTHEDLNAVIRQHSEWLAAQLHAQRESLFPPDATKEMRKFTSGEAATLLGVNDSYLRKLHLDGKGPAPELTPGNRRLYSTEDINDLRVLLEKTARKPGDYVPGRREGDHLQIIGVMNFKGGSGKTTTSAHLAQRLALKGYRVLAIDLDPQASLSALHGVQPEFDLLDGGTLYDAIRYEDPVPIRDVIRPTYIPNLDLIPGNLELMEFEHETPRVLAQGNAGLFFFRVKEALSQVDDAYDVVVIDCPPQLGFLTMSALSAATGVLVTIHPEMLDVMSMSQFLRMTADLMDVIADSGADMSHDWMRYLLTRYEPTDAPQNRIVAFLRTMYGDKVLNATMLKSTAISDAGLTKQTLYEVERSAFTRSTYDRAIESLNAVNDEIAQLIQTTWGRK; encoded by the coding sequence ATGAGCACGCCCGACACGCATGAGGACCTCAATGCGGTCATCCGTCAACATTCGGAATGGCTGGCCGCGCAATTGCATGCGCAACGCGAAAGTCTGTTTCCCCCGGACGCGACCAAGGAAATGCGCAAGTTCACCTCTGGCGAGGCGGCGACGCTGCTGGGCGTGAATGACAGCTACCTGCGGAAACTGCACCTTGATGGCAAAGGCCCCGCGCCCGAGTTGACGCCCGGAAACCGGCGTCTCTATTCCACCGAGGACATCAACGATTTGCGGGTATTGCTGGAGAAAACCGCACGCAAACCAGGGGATTACGTGCCCGGCCGGCGCGAGGGTGACCACCTTCAGATCATCGGAGTGATGAATTTCAAGGGCGGCTCCGGCAAGACGACAACCAGCGCCCACCTGGCGCAGAGGCTGGCGCTGAAGGGCTACCGCGTGCTGGCCATCGACCTGGATCCGCAGGCCTCCCTTTCGGCGCTGCATGGCGTGCAACCGGAATTCGACCTGTTGGACGGCGGCACCTTGTATGACGCCATCCGCTATGAGGATCCGGTGCCGATCCGAGACGTCATCCGGCCGACCTATATTCCCAATCTCGACCTGATTCCCGGCAACCTCGAGTTGATGGAGTTCGAACACGAGACCCCGCGCGTGCTGGCGCAGGGCAACGCCGGCCTGTTCTTCTTCCGGGTCAAGGAGGCGCTGTCGCAGGTCGATGACGCCTATGACGTGGTGGTCATCGATTGTCCGCCGCAGCTGGGGTTCCTGACGATGTCCGCGCTGTCCGCCGCGACCGGTGTTCTGGTGACGATCCATCCCGAGATGCTGGACGTCATGTCGATGAGCCAGTTCCTGCGGATGACTGCCGATCTGATGGACGTGATCGCCGACAGCGGGGCCGACATGTCCCACGACTGGATGCGCTACCTGCTGACCCGGTATGAACCGACGGACGCGCCACAGAACCGGATCGTCGCCTTCCTGCGGACGATGTACGGCGACAAGGTGCTGAACGCCACCATGTTGAAATCAACCGCGATTTCCGATGCTGGCCTGACCAAGCAGACCCTCTACGAGGTGGAGCGCAGCGCCTTTACCCGGTCCACCTATGACCGCGCGATCGAAAGCCTGAATGCCGTCAACGACGAGATCGCGCAGCTGATCCAGACGACATGGGGGCGCAAATGA
- a CDS encoding xanthine dehydrogenase family protein molybdopterin-binding subunit: MGTLRNVGRRAFLIGSAAVAGGVAFGTYAVTRPLDNPLLDGLADGTAAITPYVLIDAAGITLITPRADKGQGAYSVQANLIAEELDIDPATATITPGAPGPAYYNGAVLGEAVPFPAYDQGAVANAMRDFMAVPARIFEMQMTGGSSTVPDSYVRLRMAGAVARETLKAAAARRTGLSRADLGTDDGQVILPDGSRIPFTALAAEAAMLDPVRDVTLRPARDWTRLGKPMQRTDMVAKCTGTEVYGIDTVIAGMVHATVRANPGIGGEVRGYDASEAQAMPGVQQVLPVAHGVAVVARNTWTAFKAAEAITIDWGPAPYPATSAEIFAKLDAAVDNPDAQDHRQRDDGDIDTVLQETGDAVITAAYRIPYLAHAPMEPMNAVVRVTDTLCEIWTGTQIPLFIRDRAAAMTGLDAAQVRVNVLPMGGSFGHRLEMTHVEQAVEIAMALPGTPVKLTWSREEDMTHDYPRPAAVSRARGVVKDGQVHALDLSVGQSAMTPAWFGRLTGMSIPGPDATITTGSWDQPFAIPHYRVTGYRAPDMVPVSSWRSVGASGNGFLHDAFLDELIHAAGADPLAERIRLCLDPTSRKTLETVGEICDWQGPSPAPGRGRGIGFCLSFGVPTATVVEVTQTDAGIRLDQAWVAVDVGEVLDPVNLEAQVFGGTIFGLGHAMNCELTYEDGAAQQTNYHAYEAMRLYQAPPVTVRALANGPRIRGVGEPGVPPAAPALANAIFAATGQRIRELPLSRHINFV; encoded by the coding sequence ATGGGGACCTTGCGCAACGTCGGTCGCCGCGCCTTTCTCATCGGCTCTGCTGCCGTGGCGGGCGGCGTGGCCTTCGGCACCTACGCCGTGACCCGCCCGCTGGACAATCCGCTGCTGGACGGGCTGGCAGACGGCACCGCCGCGATCACGCCCTATGTCCTGATCGATGCGGCGGGGATCACCCTGATCACCCCCCGCGCGGACAAGGGGCAGGGCGCCTATTCCGTTCAGGCCAACCTGATCGCAGAGGAGCTGGACATCGATCCCGCCACGGCCACCATCACCCCCGGCGCCCCCGGCCCCGCCTATTACAACGGCGCGGTATTGGGAGAGGCCGTGCCCTTCCCCGCCTATGACCAGGGGGCCGTGGCCAATGCGATGCGCGATTTCATGGCGGTGCCGGCGCGGATCTTTGAAATGCAGATGACCGGCGGGTCCTCCACCGTGCCCGACAGCTATGTCCGCCTGCGCATGGCCGGGGCCGTCGCCCGCGAAACCCTGAAGGCGGCCGCCGCACGTCGCACGGGCCTGTCGCGCGCCGACCTGGGCACCGACGACGGCCAGGTGATCCTGCCCGACGGCAGCCGCATCCCCTTTACCGCCCTCGCCGCAGAAGCCGCGATGCTGGATCCCGTGCGCGATGTCACGCTGCGCCCGGCCCGCGACTGGACCCGGCTGGGCAAACCGATGCAGCGTACCGACATGGTCGCGAAATGCACCGGGACGGAAGTCTACGGTATCGACACCGTGATCGCCGGGATGGTCCACGCCACCGTCCGCGCCAATCCCGGCATCGGTGGCGAGGTCCGCGGCTACGACGCCTCTGAGGCCCAAGCGATGCCCGGCGTGCAGCAGGTTCTCCCCGTGGCCCATGGCGTTGCCGTCGTTGCGCGCAACACCTGGACCGCGTTCAAGGCGGCGGAAGCGATCACCATCGACTGGGGCCCCGCCCCCTACCCCGCCACCAGCGCAGAGATCTTCGCCAAGCTGGACGCCGCAGTGGACAACCCAGACGCGCAGGACCACCGCCAACGCGACGACGGCGATATCGACACGGTGTTGCAGGAAACCGGCGACGCCGTGATCACCGCCGCCTACCGCATCCCCTACCTCGCCCATGCCCCGATGGAGCCGATGAACGCCGTCGTGCGCGTGACTGATACGCTGTGCGAGATCTGGACCGGCACGCAGATCCCCCTGTTCATCCGCGACCGCGCGGCGGCGATGACCGGGCTGGACGCGGCGCAGGTGCGGGTCAATGTCCTGCCGATGGGGGGCAGTTTCGGCCACCGGCTGGAAATGACCCATGTCGAACAGGCCGTCGAAATCGCGATGGCCCTGCCCGGCACCCCCGTCAAACTGACGTGGAGCCGGGAAGAAGACATGACCCACGACTACCCCCGCCCCGCCGCCGTATCGCGCGCACGCGGCGTGGTGAAGGACGGGCAGGTCCATGCGCTGGACCTGTCGGTCGGGCAATCGGCGATGACGCCGGCGTGGTTCGGGCGGCTTACGGGAATGTCGATCCCCGGCCCCGACGCCACGATCACCACCGGCTCCTGGGACCAGCCCTTTGCCATTCCGCATTACCGCGTCACCGGCTACCGCGCGCCGGACATGGTGCCGGTGTCCTCCTGGCGGTCGGTCGGGGCCTCGGGGAACGGGTTCCTGCACGATGCGTTCCTGGACGAGCTGATCCATGCCGCGGGCGCCGATCCGCTGGCCGAACGGATTCGCCTCTGCCTTGACCCAACATCGCGCAAGACGTTGGAAACAGTAGGAGAAATATGTGATTGGCAAGGTCCGTCACCGGCGCCTGGACGCGGCCGCGGGATCGGATTCTGCCTGTCTTTCGGCGTGCCCACCGCGACCGTGGTGGAGGTCACGCAGACCGATGCGGGCATCCGGCTGGACCAGGCCTGGGTCGCCGTCGACGTCGGGGAGGTTCTGGACCCCGTCAACCTGGAGGCGCAGGTGTTCGGCGGCACGATCTTCGGCCTGGGCCATGCGATGAATTGCGAGCTTACCTACGAGGACGGCGCCGCGCAGCAGACCAATTACCACGCCTACGAAGCCATGCGTCTTTACCAGGCGCCGCCGGTCACGGTGCGCGCCCTGGCCAACGGCCCGCGCATTCGCGGCGTAGGAGAACCGGGCGTGCCGCCTGCGGCCCCGGCGCTGGCCAATGCGATCTTTGCCGCCACCGGCCAGCGCATCCGCGAATTGCCGCTGTCGCGCCACATCAATTTCGTCTGA
- a CDS encoding (2Fe-2S)-binding protein, translating into MTTSFRVNGADRTVDVSADTPLLWILRDELGLTGTKYGCGIAQCGACTVHLDGQAVRACQVEARELDGADVTTIEGLGTPQAPHPVQQAWIETQVAQCGYCQSGQIMQAVSLLEGNPNPSDTEIDAVMSANLCRCGTYPRTRAAIRLAITRQEG; encoded by the coding sequence ATGACAACAAGCTTTCGCGTGAACGGCGCCGACCGCACGGTCGACGTTTCGGCAGACACGCCGCTGCTGTGGATCCTGCGGGACGAACTGGGGCTGACCGGCACCAAATATGGTTGCGGCATCGCGCAATGCGGCGCCTGCACCGTGCACCTGGACGGGCAGGCCGTGCGCGCCTGCCAGGTCGAGGCGCGCGAACTCGACGGCGCGGATGTCACCACGATCGAGGGGCTGGGCACACCCCAGGCCCCCCATCCCGTCCAGCAGGCCTGGATCGAAACCCAGGTCGCGCAATGCGGCTATTGCCAGTCCGGGCAGATCATGCAGGCGGTTTCGCTGCTTGAGGGGAACCCGAACCCCTCGGATACGGAGATCGACGCGGTGATGTCCGCCAACCTCTGTCGCTGCGGCACCTATCCGCGAACCCGCGCCGCCATCCGGCTGGCCATCACCCGGCAGGAGGGCTGA